A single genomic interval of Sebastes umbrosus isolate fSebUmb1 chromosome 9, fSebUmb1.pri, whole genome shotgun sequence harbors:
- the apln gene encoding apelin, which translates to MNVKILTLVIVLLVSLLCSASAGPMASTEHGRELEEAATVRKMVQQNPARGGQSHRPAGWKRRRPRPRLSHKGPMPF; encoded by the exons ATGAATGTGAAGATCCTGACGCTGGTGATTGTGCTCTTGGTGTCTCTGCTGTGTTCTGCCAGTGCTG GTCCCATGGCCTCCACGGAGCACGGCAGAGAGCTGGAAGAGGCGGCCACGGTGAGAAAAATGGTCCAGCAAAACCCTGCGAGGGGTGGTCAGAGCCACAGACCAGCCGGCTGGAAGAGGAGACGCCCACGGCCACGTCTTTCCCACAAGGGACCCATGCCGTTCTAG